One Etheostoma cragini isolate CJK2018 chromosome 6, CSU_Ecrag_1.0, whole genome shotgun sequence DNA window includes the following coding sequences:
- the LOC117945636 gene encoding C-X-C chemokine receptor type 3-like isoform X1 yields the protein MMTMDVELDGLFRQNGTYDYDEYEYKEEFESRAGKAVFIPVLYSLELVVGLLGNGLLLAVLAQKRRSWSISDIFILHLSVADILLLATLPFWAAQATQQCGWCFWGFLCKICGAVFNINFYCGIFLLVCISLDRYLSIVHATQLYSQKKPRLAHISCLSVWLVCLILTIPHYIFLVARKDPAQECVHSYTQSVTDWKLVSRLLHHTLGFLLPALALIICCSCSLLQLKRSSEGLQKQRAFMVILLLVVVFFLCWMPYNITLIVDTFSNSSNNPDNGFSGIPQHSLKKALMVTFGLGCMHACLRPLLYLGLCGNFRKRTLAMLKRTTVESECSLWELGVGEEAPPDQNHEEEELRTITSVDHQVQSSQC from the exons ATGACAATGGATGTGGAACTCGATGGATTATTTCGCCAGAATGGCACCTATGACTACGACGAGTATGAGTATAAAGAGGAATTTGAGTCAAGAGCCGGTAAAGCGGTGTTTATCCCGGTTCTGTACTCCTTGGAGCTGGTCGTAGGTTTGCTGGGAAATGGACTACTCCTGGCTGTGCTGGCTCAAAAGAGGCGATCCTGGAGTATATCCGACATCTTCATCCTCCACCTGAGTGTTGCTGACATTCTGCTGCTAGCGACGCTGCCCTTCTGGGCTGCACAGGCCACTCAACAATGTGGATGGTGCTTTTGGGGTTTTCTCTGCAAGATCTGTGgagctgtttttaat atCAATTTTTACTGTGGGATCTTTCTGCTGGTTTGCATCAGTCTGGATCGCTACTTGTCCATCGTCCACGCCACCCAGCTTTACTCCCAGAAGAAGCCCAGGTTAGCTCATATCAGCTGCCTGTCAGTCTGGCTCGTCTGCCTGATCCTCACCATCCCTCACTATATTTTCCTGGTGGCGAGGAAAGATCCGGCGCAAGAATGTGTTCACAGCTACACTCAGTCAGTAACTGACTGGAAGCTTGTGTCACGCCTGCTCCACCACACGCTGGGCTTCCTGCTGCCTGCTCTCGCCCTGATCATCTGCTGCTCCTGTAGTCTGCTGCAGCTGAAGCGAAGCTCTGAAGGCCTCCAGAAGCAGAGAGCTTTCATGGTCATCCTGCTCCTGGTAGTGGTCTTCTTTCTCTGCTGGATGCCATACAACATCACACTCATTGTGGACACATTCAGCAACAGCTCTAATAATCCCGATAATGGTTTCTCTGGAATTCCTCAACATTCCCTGAAAAAAGCTCTGATGGTCACATTTGGTCTGGGCTGCATGCACGCCTGCCTCCGGCCTCTGCTTTATCTCGGCCTGTGTGGAAACTTTAGGAAACGGACACTGGCCATGTTGAAACGTACTACAGTTGAATCTGAGTGCTCACTGTGGGAGTTGGGTGTGGGCGAGGAGGCCCCGCCTGACCAGAATCACGAGGAGGAAGAGCTGAGAACGATCACAAGTGTGGATCATCAGGTGCAGTCAAGTCAGTGTTGA
- the LOC117945636 gene encoding C-X-C chemokine receptor type 3-like isoform X2: protein MTMDVELDGLFRQNGTYDYDEYEYKEEFESRAGKAVFIPVLYSLELVVGLLGNGLLLAVLAQKRRSWSISDIFILHLSVADILLLATLPFWAAQATQQCGWCFWGFLCKICGAVFNINFYCGIFLLVCISLDRYLSIVHATQLYSQKKPRLAHISCLSVWLVCLILTIPHYIFLVARKDPAQECVHSYTQSVTDWKLVSRLLHHTLGFLLPALALIICCSCSLLQLKRSSEGLQKQRAFMVILLLVVVFFLCWMPYNITLIVDTFSNSSNNPDNGFSGIPQHSLKKALMVTFGLGCMHACLRPLLYLGLCGNFRKRTLAMLKRTTVESECSLWELGVGEEAPPDQNHEEEELRTITSVDHQVQSSQC from the exons ATGACAATGGATGTGGAACTCGATGGATTATTTCGCCAGAATGGCACCTATGACTACGACGAGTATGAGTATAAAGAGGAATTTGAGTCAAGAGCCGGTAAAGCGGTGTTTATCCCGGTTCTGTACTCCTTGGAGCTGGTCGTAGGTTTGCTGGGAAATGGACTACTCCTGGCTGTGCTGGCTCAAAAGAGGCGATCCTGGAGTATATCCGACATCTTCATCCTCCACCTGAGTGTTGCTGACATTCTGCTGCTAGCGACGCTGCCCTTCTGGGCTGCACAGGCCACTCAACAATGTGGATGGTGCTTTTGGGGTTTTCTCTGCAAGATCTGTGgagctgtttttaat atCAATTTTTACTGTGGGATCTTTCTGCTGGTTTGCATCAGTCTGGATCGCTACTTGTCCATCGTCCACGCCACCCAGCTTTACTCCCAGAAGAAGCCCAGGTTAGCTCATATCAGCTGCCTGTCAGTCTGGCTCGTCTGCCTGATCCTCACCATCCCTCACTATATTTTCCTGGTGGCGAGGAAAGATCCGGCGCAAGAATGTGTTCACAGCTACACTCAGTCAGTAACTGACTGGAAGCTTGTGTCACGCCTGCTCCACCACACGCTGGGCTTCCTGCTGCCTGCTCTCGCCCTGATCATCTGCTGCTCCTGTAGTCTGCTGCAGCTGAAGCGAAGCTCTGAAGGCCTCCAGAAGCAGAGAGCTTTCATGGTCATCCTGCTCCTGGTAGTGGTCTTCTTTCTCTGCTGGATGCCATACAACATCACACTCATTGTGGACACATTCAGCAACAGCTCTAATAATCCCGATAATGGTTTCTCTGGAATTCCTCAACATTCCCTGAAAAAAGCTCTGATGGTCACATTTGGTCTGGGCTGCATGCACGCCTGCCTCCGGCCTCTGCTTTATCTCGGCCTGTGTGGAAACTTTAGGAAACGGACACTGGCCATGTTGAAACGTACTACAGTTGAATCTGAGTGCTCACTGTGGGAGTTGGGTGTGGGCGAGGAGGCCCCGCCTGACCAGAATCACGAGGAGGAAGAGCTGAGAACGATCACAAGTGTGGATCATCAGGTGCAGTCAAGTCAGTGTTGA